The Sandaracinaceae bacterium genome contains a region encoding:
- a CDS encoding DUF4328 domain-containing protein, with translation MDIAEPDAHGTRRPGKPLQLRARLASIGILALGGLQVLFGMFLASIPTQDEVAEMSDSEYDALQARMEWLGNEALLTLVELGLKMTAGVLFWMWMYRAYQNLTALERAPEHDAARAVWCWFVPLANLVLPYQMMAEIWRKSGAHIDDLEADSTEWNSGPPTLVALWWGTWLLERVTGTIAGRSESTLTFYAIDVMLVCVSGALAIAMVHEVTRRQEAALQRGRVGAPMTF, from the coding sequence ATGGACATCGCTGAACCAGACGCCCACGGCACACGCCGGCCCGGCAAGCCGCTTCAGCTGCGGGCCAGGCTCGCGAGCATCGGCATCCTCGCCCTCGGTGGCCTCCAGGTGCTCTTCGGCATGTTCTTGGCCAGCATACCGACGCAGGACGAGGTCGCCGAGATGTCGGACAGCGAGTACGACGCCCTGCAAGCGCGGATGGAGTGGCTCGGCAACGAGGCGCTGCTGACGCTCGTCGAGCTCGGGCTGAAGATGACCGCGGGCGTGCTGTTCTGGATGTGGATGTACCGCGCATACCAGAACCTGACGGCCCTCGAGCGCGCGCCCGAGCACGACGCGGCGCGCGCGGTGTGGTGCTGGTTCGTCCCCCTCGCGAACCTGGTGCTGCCCTATCAGATGATGGCCGAGATCTGGCGCAAGTCCGGCGCGCACATCGACGACCTCGAGGCCGACAGCACCGAGTGGAACAGCGGCCCGCCGACGCTCGTCGCGCTCTGGTGGGGCACGTGGTTGCTGGAGCGGGTGACGGGGACCATCGCCGGGCGCTCCGAATCGACGCTCACGTTCTACGCGATCGACGTCATGTTGGTCTGTGTGTCCGGCGCGCTCGCCATCGCGATGGTCCACGAGGTCACCCGACGCCAGGAGGCCGCCTTGCAGCGAGGACGGGTCGGCGCGCCGATGACGTTCTGA